From a single Mangifera indica cultivar Alphonso chromosome 19, CATAS_Mindica_2.1, whole genome shotgun sequence genomic region:
- the LOC123202619 gene encoding uncharacterized protein LOC123202619 — MELTFRRSPCIVGRCCTKLRFASVILEILLISLCFEASYAKSLEQQSEKIVSHSCIHDQILEQRKRPGLKVYSITPQVYKQSGRSKIHPKGRTLLEISDSHEQQKDAKQPIRIYLNYDAVGHSPDRDCREVGDIVKLGEPPVDTLPGIPSCNPHANPPIYGDCWYNCTLDDISGEDKRHRLRKALGQTADWFRRALAVEPVNGNLRLSGYSACGQDGGVQLPHEYVEEGVADADLVLLVTTRPTTGNTLAWAVACERDQWGRAIAGHVNVAPRHLTAEAETLLSATLIHEVMHVLGFDPHAFSHFRDKRKRRRSQVTQQVMDEKLGRVVTRVVLPNVVMHSRYHYGAFSENFTGLELEDGGGRGTSGSHWEKRLLMNEIMTGSVDTRSVVSKMTLALLEDSGWYQANYSMADRLEWGHNQGTDFVTSPCNFWKGAYHCNTTQLSGCTYNREAEGYCPILSYSGDLPQWARYFPQANKGGQSSLADYCTYFVAYSDGSCTDSNSARAPDKMLGEVRGSNSRCMASSLVRTGFVRGSMAQGNGCYQHRCVNRALEVAVDDTWKVCPEAGGPVQFPGFNGELICPAYHELCSTDPISMSGQCPNSCNFNGDCVDGQCHCFLGFHGHDCSERSCPGNCNGHGKCLSGGVCECENGHTGIDCSTAVCDEQCSRHGGVCDNGVCEFRCSDYAGYNCQNSSKLISSLSVCKNVLQRDALGQHCAPSEPSILQQLEEVVVTPNYHRLFPGGGARKLFNLFVTSNCDEAAKRLACWISIQKCDNDEDNRLRVCHSACESYNSACGASLDCSDQTLFSTKQEGDGQCTGKGDIRPSLFGQYVLYLKRALQMVVKSSQI, encoded by the exons ATGGAGTTAACTTTTCGGCGTAGTCCATGTATTGTAGGCAGATGTTGTACTAAGCTTCGATTTGCTTCTGTTATTTTAGAG aTTTTATTGATATCATTATGTTTTGAAGCTTCATATGCTAAATCCCTAGAACAACAAAGTGAGAAAATCGTATCACATTCATGTATCCACGACCAGATACTTGAACAAAGGAAGCGACCCGGTCTCAAGGTGTACTCAATCACCCCACAAGTTTATAAGCAGTCTGGTAGAtcaaaaattcatccaaaagGAAGGACATTGCTTGAGATTTCTGACTCTCATGAACAACAGAAAGATGCAAAGCAGCCtattagaatatatttgaattacGATGCTGTTGGTCACTCACCTGATAGAGATTGTCGGGAAGTTGGTGACATAGTGAAG CTGGGGGAGCCTCCTGTTGATACTCTTCCTGGCATTCCATCTTGCAATCCTCACGCTAATCCTCCAATCTATGGTGACTGCTGGTATAACTGCACTTTGGATGATATATCTGGCGAGGACAAAAGACATCGTCTTCGCAAG GCTTTAGGGCAGACAGCAGATTGGTTCAGGAGAGCCTTAGCTGTTGAGCCTGTAAATGGGAACTTGCGATTAAGTGGATATTCTGCGTGTGGACAAGATGGAGGTGTACAACTTCCACATGAATATGTTGAAG AGGGTGTCGCTGATGCAGACTTGGTTCTTCTGGTGACAACAAGACCTACCACTGGGAATACTCTTGCATGGGCAGTGGCATGTGAGCGGGATCAATGGGGCCGTGCAATTGCTG GACATGTGAATGTTGCTCCTCGCCATTTGACAGCTGAAGCAGAGACTTTGCTTTCGGCTACTCTCATCCATGAG GTTATGCATGTTCTTGGTTTTGATCCCCATGCTTTTTCCCATTTTAGGGATAAGAGGAAAAGAAGGCGTAGTCAG GTTACTCAACAAGTTATGGATGAAAAGCTAGGACGGGTGGTGACACGTGTGGTGCTTCCTAATGTTGTCATGCATTCACGTTATCATTATGGG GCATTCTCTGAAAATTTCACTGGTTTGGAGTTAGAGGATGGAGGAGGACGTGGAAcatcag GATCTCACTGGGAGAAGAGGCTGCTGATGAATGAGATCATGACAGGTTCAGTGGATACACGATCAGTGGTGTCAAAAATGACACTGGCTTTATTGGAAGATAGTGGGTGGTACCAGGCTAATTATAGTATGGCAGACCGTCTCGAGTGGGGTCACAACCAAGGAACTGACTTTGTTACCTCTCCTTGCAATTTCTGGAAGGGTGCATACCATTGCAACACGACCCAGCTATCTGGATGTACATATAACAGGGAGGCAGAGGGATACTGCCCAATTCTAAGTTATAGTGGTGACCTCCCCCAATGGGCTCGTTATTTTCCACAAGCTAACAAAG GTGGTCAATCCTCGTTGGCTGATTACTGCACGTATTTTGTTGCCTATTCTGATGGATCATGTACAGACAGTAACAGTGCACGGGCACCTGACAAAATGTTGGGTGAAGTGCGAGGGAGTAACTCCAG GTGTATGGCCTCATCATTAGTACGTACTGGGTTTGTAAGGGGTTCTATGGCACAAGGAAATGGTTGTTATCAGCACAGATGTGTAAATCGCGCATTAGAG GTTGCTGTGGATGATACTTGGAAAGTGTGTCCTGAAGCTGGTGGACCGGTTCAGTTTCCTGGTTTCAATG GTGAACTGATTTGCCCAGCCTACCATGAACTCTGTAGCACGGATCCAATTTCTATGTCTGGGCAATGCCCCAATTCTTGTAATTTCAATGGAGATTGTGTAGATGGACAATGCCACTGCTTTCTAGGGTTTCATGGTCATGATTGTAGTGAAC GATCCTGTCCTGGCAATTGTAATGGACATGGGAAGTGCCTTTCAGGTGGGGTCTGCGAATGTGAAAATGGGCACACTGGCATTGACTGTTCTACTG CTGTATGTGACGAACAGTGTAGCCGCCATGGAGGTGTCTGTGATAACGGAGTTTGTGAATTCCGTTGCTCTGACTATGCAGGCTACAACTGTCAGAACAGTTCCAAGCTCATCTCTAGTCTTTCAGTTTGCAAAAATGTGCTGCAGAGAGATGCGCTTGGACAACACTGTGCACCCAGTGAACCAAGTATATTGCAACAACTGGAGGAAGTTGTTGTGACACCCAACTACCACCGTTTGTTCCCTGGTGGTGGTGCTCGGAagttatttaatctttttgtgaCCAGTAATTGTGATGAGGCTGCCAAGAGACTAGCCTGCTGG ATCTCTATCCAAAAGTGCGACAATGATGAAGACAACAGGCTTCGGGTATGCCATTCAGCATGTGAGTCATATAATTCCGCCTGTGGAGCATCACTTGACTGTTCAGACCAGACCCTCTTCAGCACTAAACAGGAAGGTGATGGTCAGTGCACAGGCAAGGGTGATATTAGACCATCCTTGTTTGGTCAGTatgttttgtatttaaaaagAGCTCTTCAAATGGTTGTAAAAAGTAGCCAGATCTAG
- the LOC123202557 gene encoding probable 1-acyl-sn-glycerol-3-phosphate acyltransferase 4: MEDHRILKSDNRLKHRPLTPIRVFRGLLCLLVYISTAFMFIVYFGPIIAFMLRLFSVHYCRKATSFLFGLWLAMWPFLFEKINRTKIVFSGDTVPAKERVLLIANHRTEVDWMYLWNLALRKGCLGYIKYILKSSLMKLPVFGWGFHILEFISVERKWETDEPLMHQILSTFKNPQDPLWLAIFPEGTDFTEEKCERSQKFAAEVGLPMLTNVLLPKTRGFCVCLETLRDSLDAVYDVTIAYKHQCPSFLDNVFGVDPSEVHMHVQRIPVKELPTSNSEVAAWLMDAFNKKEQLLSNFKAQGHFPNQGTEAELSTLKCLVNLIVVISLTTVFSFLTFFSSIWCKIYVALACAFLASATYYNFRPRPVQDFVKEVFNCKKTK, encoded by the exons ATGGAAGATCACAGAATTCTCAAATCTGATAATAGATTAAAGCACCGTCCTCTGACTCCAATTAGAGTTTTCAGGGGTCTCTTATGTTTATTGGTGTATATTTCTACTGCTTTTATGTTCATAGTGTATTTTGGACCCATTATTGCCTTCATGTTGCGGCTTTTCAGCGTCCATTACTGTAGGAAAGCAACATCCTTCCTCTTTGGTCTTTGGCTAGCTATGTGGCCCTTTTTGTTTGAAAAGATAAATAGAACTAAAATTGTGTTTTCTGGAGATACTGTCCCAGCGAAGGAGCGTGTGTTACTTATTGCCAATCACAGAACCGAGGTTGATTGGATGTACTTGTGGAACCTTGCATTGCGAAAGGGGTGCTTGGGCTACATAAAATATATCCTTAAGAGCAGCTTGATGAAACTACCCGTCTTTGGTTGGGGATTTCACATTTTGGAGTTTATTTCTGTGGAGAGGAAATGGGAAACTGATGAGCCATTGATGCACCAAATATTATCCACTTTTAAGAATCCCCAAGATCCTCTGTGGCTTGCAATTTTCCCGGAAGGGACTGATTTTAC TGAAGAGAAATGCGAGAGGAGTCAAAAATTTGCAGCTGAAGTTGGACTACCCATGCTCACTAATGTGCTGCTTCCAAAAACAAGAGGTTTTTGTGTTTGCTTGGAAACTCTGCGTGACTCCTTGGATGCAG TTTATGATGTGACCATTGCATACAAGCATCAATGTCCTTCCTTCTTGGACAATGTCTTTGGTGTGGATCCTTCAGAAGTTCACATGCATGTTCAACGGATCCCTGTTAAAGAGTTACCAACATCTAACTCTGAGGTTGCTGCTTGGTTAATGGATGCATTCAATAAAAAGGAGCAGTTGCTCTCAAACTTCAAAGCTCAAGGCCATTTCCCTAACCAAGGCACAGAAGCAGAACTGTCGACTCTGAAGTGTTTGGTAAATTTAATTGTAGTAATTTCCTTGACTACcgtattttcttttcttacctTTTTTTCATCCATTTGGTGTAAAATATATGTAGCTTTAGCATGTGCTTTTCTTGCTTCTGCTACCTATTATAATTTTCGTCCAAGGCCGGTTCAAGACTTTGTTAAAGAGGTGTTTAACTGCAAGAAAACAAAGTAA
- the LOC123202561 gene encoding E3 ubiquitin-protein ligase RNF185-like — translation MASGFGESTSRSPQNPSYSSNNSNADAVNFECNICFDLAQDPIVTLCGHLFCWPCLYKWLHIHSNCQECPVCKAVIEEEKLVPLYGRGKTSADPRSKSIPGVNIPNRPAGQRPETAAPPEPNHFHHHPHGFGFTGGLGGFAPMATARFGNFALSAAFGGLIPSLFNLQVHGFPDPAMYGAAAGFPYGFTNSFHGGHVHGYPQHTGQGQQDYYLKRLLLFIGFCVLLALIWQ, via the coding sequence ATGGCCAGTGGTTTTGGGGAATCAACAAGCAGGTCACCCCAAAACCCTTCTTACTCTAGCAACAATAGTAATGCTGATGCTGTTAATTTTGAATGCAATATTTGCTTTGACTTAGCTCAAGATCCAATTGTGACTTTATGTGGTCATCTTTTCTGCTGGCCATGCCTTTACAAATGGCTTCACATTCATTCTAATTGTCAAGAATGTCCAGTATGTAAGGCTGTAATTGAAGAGGAGAAGTTAGTCCCCTTGTATGGCCGAGGAAAAACATCAGCTGACCCTAGATCAAAATCCATCCCTGGTGTTAATATTCCGAATCGTCCTGCAGGGCAGAGACCAGAAACAGCTGCTCCTCCAGaaccaaatcattttcatcatcatccaCATGGTTTTGGATTTACGGGAGGGTTAGGAGGATTTGCACCAATGGCAACAGCAAGATTTGGGAATTTCGCTCTATCTGCTGCTTTTGGTGGTCTCATTCCTTCGTTGTTTAACCTTCAGGTGCATGGGTTCCCTGATCCTGCCATGTATGGGGCAGCTGCTGGCTTTCCTTATGGGTTTACTAATTCATTTCACGGTGGTCATGTACATGGATATCCTCAGCATACAGGTCAAGGTCAGCAAGATTATTATCTAAAGAGACTGCTTTTGTTTATTGGTTTTTGTGTTCTTCTGGCTCTTATTTGGCAATAG
- the LOC123202559 gene encoding elongation of fatty acids protein 3-like produces MVLSTIQTIPYWLSEHPIIVNFRWSHAQSWGSTWSFLFTAISLYVVAAIFLHLFLCLLLRRNRRIPLGPIPAVHSLAVSLLNVVIFVGIILSAAAEIRDTRWFWRRTNTTTFQWLLCFPLGTRPSGRVFFWSYIFYLSRFLHLLRTFFSVLVYRKLTFFQLFNQSILTFMSFLWLEFSQSFQVLAILLTTLLYSIVYGYRFWTAIGLPSACFPFVVNCQAVLLGCNLICHFGVLFLHFLKGGCNGIGAWGFNSVLNAVILLLFTNFYVKMYLKNRKGSQLSPDDNGSSKHS; encoded by the coding sequence ATGGTGCTATCTACAATCCAAACGATACCGTATTGGTTATCGGAGCACCCGATAATCGTAAACTTCCGGTGGAGCCACGCCCAATCATGGGGATCCACCTGGTCCTTTTTGTTTACAGCTATTTCCTTGTACGTCGTCGCCGCAATTTTCCTCCATCTCTTCCTCTGCCTTCTTCTCCGCCGTAACCGTCGGATCCCACTGGGCCCGATTCCGGCCGTTCATAGCCTTGCTGTCTCCTTGCTCAACGTCGTTATTTTCGTCGGCATCATCCTTTCAGCTGCAGCAGAGATTCGGGACACGCGCTGGTTCTGGCGTCGTACTAACACCACCACGTTTCAGTGGCTCCTATGCTTTCCTCTCGGGACGCGCCCTTCTGGGCGCGTCTTTTTCTGGTCATATATTTTTTACCTGTCGCGCTTCCTCCATCTCCTCCGTACGTTCTTCAGCGTCCTCGTTTACCGTAAACTGACATTCTTTCAACTATTTAACCAGTCCATTCTTACTTTCATGTCTTTTCTTTGGCTCGAATTTTCTCAATCATTTCAAGTCCTGGCCATATTGTTGACAACGTTGTTGTACTCCATCGTTTATGGGTACCGTTTCTGGACAGCAATCGGACTGCCTAGCGCCTGCTTCCCCTTCGTGGTAAATTGTCAAGCGGTGTTGTTGGGATGCAATTTGATTTGCCATTTCGGCGTTCTGTTCTTGCACTTCCTCAAAGGCGGCTGCAATGGAATTGGTGCTTGGGGTTTCAATTCTGTGCTCAATGCTGTCATTTTGTTACTTTTCACGAATTTTTACGTGAAGATGTATTTGAAGAACAGAAAAGGCTCCCAATTGAGTCCTGATGACAATGGTTCATCCAAACACAGTTAA